A region from the Pempheris klunzingeri isolate RE-2024b chromosome 17, fPemKlu1.hap1, whole genome shotgun sequence genome encodes:
- the tlcd4b gene encoding TLC domain-containing protein 4-B, with product METRELTVVAGSFVGFQLLFSVASPRLSSAITPGYGRLPPTKLTEWNSRLVSTVHALIVGFFCLYILWFDDAVNANPVWGDPSLVKLNVAITCGYLLYDLVLLACNWSTMGDSFFVCHHLAALYAYGYVLTRGVLPYFANFRLISELSTPFVNQRWFFEILKYPRSHRLVVSNGVAMAVVFFLVRIAVMPSYWASVFATFGTPAFERLGLGAQVAWISSCIALDILNTIWMYKITRGCYKVLTGSKGRKVKEGAEASPSSDKKHVNNHTD from the exons ATGGAGACGAGAGAGTTGACCGTGGTGGCTGGCAGCTTCGTGGGtttccagctcctcttctcAGTGGCCAGCCCGCGGCTCTCCTCTGCCATCACGCCAGGTTATGGACGGCTGCCTCCCACCAAGCTCACAGAGTGGAACTCCAG GTTGGTGTCGACTGTGCACGCTCTGATCGTGGGgtttttctgtctgtacatCCTGTGGTTCGATGATGCGGTCAACGCCAACCCTGTCTG GGGTGACCCCAGTCTTGTCAAACTAAATGTAGCCATAACCTGTGGTTACCTACTTTATG ACCTTGTGCTGCTTGCATGTAACTGGAGCACCATGGGGGACAGCTTTTTCGTCTGTCACCACTTGGCGGCGCTCTATGCATATGGATACGTGCTG ACACGTGGCGTGCTTCCCTACTTTGCCAACTTCCGTCTCATTTCTGAGTTGTCCACACCATTTGTCAACCAAAG GTGGTTCTTTGAGATATTAAAGTACCCCCGCTCACACCGACTTGTGGTGTCAAATGGCGTTGCGATGGCGGTGGTGTTCTTCCTGGTGCGCATTGCCGTCATGCCATCTTACTGGGCCAGTGTATTCGCCACCTTCGGCACTCCAGCCTTCGAGCGGCTGGGCTTGGGCGCCCAGGTGGCCTGGATCTCCTCCTGCATCGCCCTGGATATCTTGAACACTATCTGGATGTACAAGATCACCCGCGGCTGCTACAAGGTCCTGACTGGGAGCAAAGGACGAAAGGTCAAGGAAGGAGCGGAGGCATCGCCTTCCTCAGACAAGAAGCATGTCAACAACCACACAGACTAA